The sequence below is a genomic window from Burkholderia contaminans.
GACAGCAGCAGGATCCGGTTGCCGACGACGAGCGCTTCCTCGATCGAATGCGTGACGAACAGCAGCGTGAAGCGGAACTCGTCCCACAGGCGCAGCAGTTCCTCTTGCATCTTGCGGCGCGTCAACGCGTCGAGCGCGGCGAACGGCTCGTCCATCAGCAGCACGCGCGGCTGCATCGCCAGTGCGCGCGCGATCGCGACGCGCTGCTTCATGCCGCCCGACAGCGTGTGCGGATAGGCGTCGGCGAACCCGCTCAACCCGACCTTGTCGAGATAATGCAGCGCGCGCTCCCTTGCTTCGGTGCGTGACAACTTTGCGGCGGCACGCAACGGAAACGCGACGTTTTCGACGACCGTCTTCCACGGCGGCAACTGGTCGAATTCCTGGAACACCACGACGCGGTCAGGCCCCGGACCGCGCACCGGCCGACCGTCGAGCGCGATCGAACCCGATACGGGCTCGATGAAGCCGGCAATCGCCTTCAGCAGCGTCGACTTTCCGCACCCCGACGGGCCGAGCAGCACGAAGCGGTCGCTGCCGTACACGTCGAAGCTGACCTGGTGGGTCGCGCGCACGATCCGCGCGCCGCTCCGGTATTCGAGGTTCACGCGGTCGATCGCGAGCAGGCGTTCACTGTGCGCGCCGGCCTGCGCGGCATCCGGCGCGGGCCGGCCGGCGACCGGCGCATCGGGCACGGGGTGGCCGGCAGGCGCCGCGCCGCCGCGTGCCGCATACGGCGGCAGCCAGGTTCGGGGAGAAGTGGCGTTCACGATCGAATCTCTTGCGGGTAAAGCATCAGCATGCGGCCAGCCCTGTCGCGGACCAACCATCGATTGCACATATCGAAACCGCGCCGACGCATAAGCGTCGATTGCGGCGTCGAAGCGGCTCCGGTCAACTGCCGCCGGCCGTCGCCGGATCGTCGAAGAAGTAGTCGCGCCACGACTTCGGTTCGTTGCGGATCGCGCCGGTGCGATGCATGAACTGCGCGAGCGCGAGCGTGTTCTGCGGCGCGGTCTTGAACTGCACCTGCGGATTGCGCAGGATCTTCAGCAGCAGCGCGCGATCGATCTTCGATGCGTTCACGCGGATATAGGTATCGGCCGCGCGCTCGGGATCGGCCGCGATCTGCCGCGCGGCATCGGCAAGCGCGGCAACGAATGCGCGATAGGTCTTCGGGTTGTCGTCGCGGAATTTCTGGGTGGCATACAGCACCGTCGCGGAGCTCGGGCCGCCGAGCACGTCATAGGAATTCAGCACGATGTGCGCATTCGGGTTGCCGGCGAGTTCCTGCTCCTGAAACGGCGGATTGCCGAAATGGCCGGTAATCACGCTGCTGTTCGCCAGGATGGCGGCCGTCGCGTCCGGATGCGGAATCGCCTGCGTGAGCGCATCGAGCTTGTCGAACTGCTTGTCGCCCCACTGCTTCGCGGCCGCGTACTGCAGCACGCGCGACTGCACCGACACACCGACCGCCGGCACCGCGATGCGGTCCTTCGCGCTCAGGTCGGCGATCGTCTTCACGTTCGGATTGCTGCTGACGAGGTAGTACGGGAAATTGCCGAGCGACGCGACGCCCTTCACGTTCTGCCGGCCGCGCGTGCGGTCCCACACGGTCAGCAGCGGCCCGACGCCCGCGCCCGCGATGTCGACCGCGCCGGACAACAGCGCGTCGTTCACGGCCGCGCCGCCCGACAGCCGCACCCAGTCGACCTTGATGTCGAGGCCGGCCTTGCGCCCTTCCTTTTCGATCAACTGCTGGTCGCGCGCGACGTTCAGCATCAGGTAGACGACGCCGAACTGCTCGGCGATGCGGATGCGGCCTTCCGCGTGCGCGGCTTGCGAGGCGAGTGCGCCGGCGAACGCGAGCGCCGCGGTCAGGGTTGCCGCCAGCGCGCGGCGCGCCGGCAAAAACGAAAACGACATCGGAACTCCAGTCAGGATGGGGCGGAAGATTGACGCGGCGGCACGTGGCTCAGAAAGGCGCGTCGCCTTCGATCGTCGTGCGGTACAGCTTGCGGCGCAGGTGGTCGGGCGTGCCGGCGGCGAGATGCATCAGCGAACGGTTGTCCCAGAACACCAGATCGTGCTCGCGCCACTGGTGCCGGTACACATGCTCGGCACGCACGCTGTGTGCGAACAGCTCGTCGAGCAGCGCGCGGCTTTCGTCGTCGGGCAGCCCGACGATGCGCGTCGTGAAATGCTCGCTGACGAACAGCGCCTTGCGGCCCGTTTCCGGATGCGTGCGCACGACCGGATGCACGACCGCGGCAACCTGCGCGATCTGCTCGGGCGACAGGTTCGGCCGCCATGGACTGCGCGCCTGCAGCTCCGCATAGCGTGCGAGATACGTATGCTCGGCGCGCCGCCCTTCCACCGCGCGGCGCAGGTGCGCGGGCAGCGTGTCCCACGCGAGATGCATGTTCGCGAACAGCGTGTCGCCGCCTTCGGCCGGCAGCTCCTGCGCATGCAGCAGCGAGCCGAGGCTTGGTTTTTCCTTGTACGACAGGTCGGAATGCCAGAAATGGCCCGCATCGCCGAGCCCGACCGGTTTGCCGTTCTCGACGATGTTCGACACGATCAGCACCTCCGGATGGCCGGCCAGCGCGAACTGGTGCAGCACGTGGATCTGCAGCGGGCCGAAGCGGCGGCTGAACGCGATGTGCTCGTCCGGCGTGATGCGCTGGTCGCGAAACACCAGCACGTGGTGATCGAGATGCGCGCGATGAATGCGCGCGAAATCGTCGGCGCCGAGCGGTTGCGACAGGTCGAGGCCGATCACTTCGGCGCCGAGCGGTGCATCGAACGGCACGATGTCGAAGTGCTGCGCCGCAACGTGCGGCCGCGATGCGGGCGGATGCCCGGCGGAAAGCGATGCGTCGTCGCGGATGGCGGTAGTCGTCACGGCACGGCCCCAGATTCGGTCAAAACGCGAATCTACGAGTGCGTGCCGGACGGCGTCAACGAAGCGATTCCGATACGTTTATCTGCTGCGCTGATAAAGATCGCTGCTCCCGCATACGGCGCGGCAGCGGGCGGCGGGCTCACGTGCGAAAACGGCCGGCCGCGGCCGCTGTCACGACTCCGTCGAAGGGTCGGATACGTGCACGGCGCCTTCCGGATACCGGATGTCGACCAGCCCATTCTTGTCGCGGATGCGTAACGGCGGCACGGCTTCCACGCTCGCGCGGTCGATGCCTTCGCACACGGCCAGGTTCGTGTTGGTCCGGTAGTACACGCGCTGGTCGTCGACCGCGAAGGCCCAGTTCAGGAAGCGCAGGCTTCCGGGGTCGATTCCCGGCAACGGCTTGCGGTAGTTCTTGCCCCACAATACGTGCCCGCTGGCGTCGATCAGCATGTCGTGAAAGACGCCGCGCGCGGTCTCGACATCGACACGCCCGGGCTTGTCCACGACCTTGCCGTCGTAAAGAATCTGCGCGCCGAGGCGTGCGTACCGGTACCCGAGGCCGACCACGCCGGCCGGATCGTCGATGCCGCGCTTGCGCACGCCGGCGCAGAACAGGTGCTTCGCATCCCGCGCGTACGCGCCGCCGATGTGCGTCAGGGTGGCTACGTCGGCCTTGACGACGGTCAGATGGCATTGGCCGCGATCGGGATCGTAAGGGTCGCGCTCGAAGTAGTAAGCCTGCCGGGCATCGCGGTACCAGTCGCCGCCCACGGATTCCAGCGTGGCGGCATCGCCGTCGGCAATGAGGCCTTCGCCTGCATGGTCGTAGCTGAACGCGGCGCCGGCCGCGTAGTAGCGCAGCCCCGATGCATCGACGGCAAAGTTGTCGACCAGGTGCCGGAAGCTGGCGAGATCGAAATTATTGAGCGCGCAATACTGATCCCCGCTGCCGGTGCGCGCCCAGACACGTTCGCCATCGCTATGGAACGGCCCGCCGAGCGGCGCGAGCGGCTCGTTGCGCGTATCGCGCAGGCGCCGTGCTTCCGCCGCCTCGCGGCGCTGCGCTTCCTCCGCGTCGTAGATGGCCTGCTGTTCCGGCGTGACTTTCGACGCCTCCTCGACCTGCTGCATGTGGCGCGCATGCAGCGACTGCACGGATGCGATGCAGTACACCGCATGCGGGACCGAGCGCAGGTACAGCGCCCAGTCCTCGTCGTCGCACCGGTAGAACCAGTGCACTGCCTCGCCGTCCCACCCGGCCGGGCCGGTGCGTGCCTGCAGCGCGGCTTTCACGTCCCGGACCTTGCCGGGCACGAGGAAGGAAAGGCTGTAGCCGGTATCGCCGACGATGTCGAGGCTCTCATCCTCGAACAGGCGCCGCATCAGTTTTTCGAGTTCTTGCAAGGTCATGGGCTTGTGCCGGCCCGGTGACGGGCCACGGAATGAACGGAGGTGCGGCGGTCATTCTAACCATGCGGACGTGCGCCGACCCGGCCCGTTCGTGACATTCGCGTGCTGCACAGGCCAGCCGGTGATGTCCGTCATGCAAGGCTTCAAGCCCACCCGGGCCGGGAGACGAATCGCGAGTCGACGGTACCGGCCCGCAGAATGGGCGTTGTCAGGTTGCGGGCGACAACCTGAGCGCGTCGTTGCATCCGGATTCGCGCGGATTTCGTACCGGCCGCCTGCCCGTGTCGCCGCCGATGCCCATGCACTCCAGCATGAGCGCCCGGGCATCAACGGCGCGCCGCAAAGGCATCGATCCCGGTCACCTCCGCGGACCACGCCCACAGACGCACCGCCTGCTCCGGATCGATCGCATGCGGCCGCACACCCGACTCCTCGTTTCCCTCCGTGACAACCGCGATGTCGCAATCCTCGCAATAGACCCCGCCTATCCCGGCAACGCGCGGCGACGTTGCCGCCCAGACCTGGGTCGCCGCCCCTTGGGCGGGCGTCTTGAAGGTCGGATCGATCGGCACGCCGTGCTCGTCCACCCAGCCCTGAGCCATCATCTCTTCGCGTGTCAGGTGACGCTGCAGCGGTGTCGCGATCTTGCCCGGATGCAGCGAATAGGCGCGTACGCCAAACGGGGCGCCGAGCGCGTCGAGCTGAACCGCGAACAGCGCGTTCGCGGTCTTCGACTGCCCGTACGCCAGCCATTTGTCGTAGCCGTGTGCGAACTGGACGTCATCCCAGCGAATCGGTGACAGCCGGTGCCCAAGCGACGACACCGCGACCACGCGGGCGCCGTCACCCTGCGCGAGCACGGGCCACAGTCCGTTGACGAGCGCGTAGTGCCCAAGATGGTTGACGGCCATCTGCGCTTCGCGGCCATCGCCGACCCGCGTCTCCGGGCACGCCATGACGCCCGCGCTGTTGATGACGATGTCCACGTCGCGGTGCGCGTCGACGAACCGCGCCGCGAACGCGGCCACGCTCGCGAGATCGGCGAGGTCGAGCGCCGCAACCTCCACACCGGCGACGCCACGCGTTGCTTCGCGCGCGGCATCGACGCTCCGTGCGCCGACGATGACGGTCGCACCGGCTTCCGCCAGTGCGCGCGTCGTTTCCAGGCCGAGACCCGAATGGCCGCCCGTGACGATCGCGGTCTTGCCATGAAGGTCGAGATCGGCCAGTACGTCGCTTGCCGTCGATGCAGCGCCGAATCCGGAATGAAGGGGGTGTTGCCTGCTCGTCATTGAAGGCTCCTGGAACGATGCGTGAAGCACGCGCCCGCCTGTCGGCCGCGTCACTGCACGAATTCATTTTCCGGCGATGCCCCTGGACTGTGAATGCAATAGAATCCGGTTTTTCGGCGAGATCGTCCGGAGCGTGAGCGTGGATCCTCTATCGGAAGTGCTGTCGCTGCTGGAAACGCGCGATTCGTATTTCACCGGCCTGAAAGCAGGCGGCGCGTGGGCGGTTGCCATTCCGCCGCCCGAGGGCATCAAGTTCAATGCGGTTGTCGAAGGAAGCTGCTGGCTGAGCGTCGACGGCGCCGGACCGCCCATCCAGTTGCGCACGGGAGACTGCTTCCTGCTCGCCTCGCCGCGGGCATTCCGGCTGGCGAGCGATCCATCGGTTACGCCGGTGCCTGCCGCCGACGTGTACCGGAACGTCGAACGCGGTATCGCGCACCATGGCGACCCGGTGAACTGCTTCCTGATCGGTGGCCGCTTCTCGTACGAGGAAGGCATGCCGCTGCTGCTGGGCAGCCTGCCGCCCGTAGTCGTCGTGAGCGGGGACTCCGAGCAGGCGGCGGTGTTGCGCTGGGCGCTCCAGCGGCTCGCGCATGAATTCGGCAAGCCATCGCCAGGGGCATCGTTGATGGTTCGGCATCTCGGTCACATGATGCTGGTCGAGATCCTGTGGCGCTACGTGGACGACGGCGCGAGCAGTGATGTCGGGTGGCTTGCCGGGTTCTCGGATTCCCGGGTGAGCACGGCACTTGTCGCCATTCATGCGGAGCCCGCGCGACGCTGGACCGTCGACGAACTCGCGACCTGCTGCCACGTATCGCGTTCGACGTTCGCGCTGCATTTCAAGCGGCGGCTGGGATTCGGGCCGCTCGAGTACGTCCTGCGCTGGCGCGTGCAGCTCGCGATGCGGGAACTACGACGCTCGAACGCGTCGATATCGGCGATCGCACAGATGCTCGGCTACGACTCGGATAGCGCGTTCGGACATGCTTTCAAGCGCATCGTGGGCTGCTCTCCCCGCGCGTATCGCCATGACTTTGCGAGCGAATCCCGCGGTTAGCAGGCCGTTGAAAACCCGTCGGAAATTTGCGGATCGTTTGTCGCTGCAGTTTTTGTGAAACGTGATGACAATATCAGATCGACAATCGATCGATATTGAAAGCGCGTGCAGACCGTTGGTCAACGGTCTGCACTGAATGGATGTGCCGTCTATTGGAATATTGGAAAAGTGGGCGGCCCTCGGAACAAGGTTTAATTGAAACAAAATCCCGCGCCGCTGATAACTGTCAACATTGACAGGGATTGTTCCAATTCGAGTGGCTGCCGGGTCGACGACAGTACCGCCTCGCCGATCCTTTCCGTCCGGAAATGGGCGGATGCGCTTTTACGCGTGACGCCATTTTGCCAATGTAGGCAGATCGCGCTCGGCGGCCGGATCATCCAGACGGATCCAGCTGTAAAACGTGCCGTGCCATCCCGGAACGGGTAGCGGGGCCGCGCAGCGAATGTCCGCGAGGCCCGGCCGATAGGCCTGCGATGGCCAGAACAGCGGCATGATGCGGCGCGCTTCCATGCCTTGGCGCAATTCGGCCGGTCCGCCCGCGTCGGACACGATATCGCAGTGGAACGACCAGTCCTCTTCGCTCCAGGCGAGAAATACACTTGGCGCGCCGGCGGCATCGAACATCAGCACCGCGTCCTGATTGGGGCGCCAGTAGTATTCGACGATGCCTTCCCGCGCGGCCACCTCGTCGATCAGTTTGACGATCCGGGGATCCTGGTAGGTCGCCCCCGCCTCGTGCAGGCTGATGTGCCCGCGGGCCGCGCAGCACTTGCGCTTCGCGTCGTCCAGCGCGGTTGCCAGCTTGCGCGCCATCTCGACGTCGGTTTTCTTCAGATAGCAATCGATCAGCCCCGCGTTGAACGCGGCCACCGCCTCGCGCTCGTCGGCGATGCCGGTGAGCAGGATTTTCGTGCAGTTCGCGTTGCGGATGGAGGTCAGAAACTGGATGCCGTCGACCTCCGGCATCGAATAATCGACGACCACCGCGCCCACCGCCTCGAATCGGGCAGGATCGGCGAGCGCATCCTCGCCGATCGCATTCCCGCCTGTTTTCTCCGCACCGAAATAGTCCGCGGCCGTTGGCGGCATCTCCGTGTCACGCGACGACACGAAGTCGAGCGCCGCCTGGGGGTGCGTAAAGAAGTGGTTCAGGCGTTCGTCCGGAAATGCGCCCCGCAGCGCCTGCAGGAAATCCGGATTGTCGTCGACAAATACCACGGACACGGGATAGAGCACCGGCTGCCTAACGAAGGGTTGCATATGAGTCTCGATAAATCAGCAGAAAAAGAAACGGTATCGGAGACGCTTTACCGCGAATGATTATCGCCGCAATTATCCGGTGAAAACGAGACGCACATCAACTGATCCGCATCCGTGAATTCTGCACGTTTCAAACGCGCCGCGCAGCAGAATTGCACGGGGAGAATCGGGCCATTCCTTCTCGTTGAGGGAATGCGCAGCTACCGCCAGTAGCGATTCAAGGAGTTATCCATGTTGACGCGAGACGCGATTCTTCACGTCCTTTCCAACGAAACGGCACATCTGTCCGAGAAAACCTTCCACCACGTGGTCGACATTTACCTCAAGGATTCCAATGCCTTCATGAATACCTATTTCGCACGCTATTTCGAATGGCAGGGCGTGTGCCGTGAACGCTGGTTTCACGAATGCATCCACAACAACCTGATGGCGGCCGGCGGGGCATTCGTGACGAAGCGCGCGCATCAGGAATACATCCACGAGACGTTTCCGTTCCAACGCGTGGATTGCTTTCTCAATACGTTCGAGGTCCGGCAATGTTCGGCCTACCTGCTGTTTCGCTTCTACGTTGACGGCCGGCAGGTGTCGCTGGGGTACCAGCAAATCGTGTTTGCCGGTCCCGACAAGCGGATCCGCCGGTTTCCGCCGGGCATCATCGAGCGGGTCAAGGCGTATGAACTGATCCTGCCGTCCGCCGCGAACTGAACGTGAGACCGACCTACCCGATGCGATAGCGCCGGGGGAGCGCCGGCGGATCGCGCAATGCATGGTCCGCCGGCGCTCCGGGCTCCGGCAGCCGAATCGTGAACGTGGTCCGCACGCCGGGGACGGATTCACACGTGATGGTGCCACCGAGCGCTTCACATGCGCGGCGGCAAAAACTCAGGCCCATGCCGGCGCCGCGCCCGTGCGACTTGGTCGAGAAAAAGGCGTCGAAGATTTGAGGGAGCACATCGGGGGCGATGCCCGGGCCCGTATCGCTGAAACGCATCACGCAGTAACCGTTGCTGCGATGCGCGTCGATCTCGATCTGCCCACGGCCGTTTGCATGGATCGCGTACAGGGCGTTTTTCAGCAGATTGAAGATGACGAAGATCACGAGCGAGTCGGATCCGAAAAACTGGATGTCCGTATCGATCGCGTCGACCGACACGCGGTCCCGCTCACCCGGACGGAACGGAAAGCGATCCACGGCGGCGTCGACACAGGCCCGTATCGGATAGGCCGCGAAGCTGTGGCGATCGAGTCGGTCCAGCGTAAAGGACGCCAGGGACATCTCGACCACCGTACTCGTGGTGTCGACCTGGCGCCGGATCGACGACGCGAGCGCCGGTAGCCGCTCCAGTTGCCCCGGATACAAAGCGTCGGCGCACAACCGGTGCTCCACTGCCAGCCGATACCCGCGCAGCAGCACCGGCAGGACGGTGCGCAGCTCGTCCGCGTGCAGGCCGATCGCCGCCAGCGGCGTGGCCACTTCGTGCGCGACCGTCGCGGCCAGCAGATAGGGGCCCATCAGGCCGTAGCGGACGATCGACGTCGCGAGAATCCCGAGGCTGATCGCGATAAACAGCACCCCCACCGGATAGAACTCGACGCCGTAGTTCACCGCATAGTCGGTCGCCGCGAGCGAGTAGAGGCCGAGGCTGACGAGACATTGCGTGAGCAACTGCCGGACGTCGCGTGCCCGCCCCTCGCGTCTTGCGTCGATCAGGAGCCAACCGCTGCGGACGACCAGGAGTACCGTCTGTGCGACGTGCAACGGATGCAGTGGGCCCGCGTTGGGATACGGGCCAAAGAAATGCGGGCGAAATCCATCGACGACCGCATTGCTCGTGACCAGCAGCACGGCCAGCAGGACGCAGAGTCCGTAGGACGCGAATATGAACGGCCGCTCGCCCCGACGCGACACGACCTCCGTCACGAAATGATAGAAGGTCGTCGGCAGAAAAAGGATGAACAGATAGCCAGCCTTGACCAACACGTTGGCGACGTCCGCGTCGGTCGTCTGGAACAGGAAGGCCCACGTTCCCTGCCAGACGAAGGTCGTCGCGCACATCAAGGCGAACGGGACGGATACCCGCGTGAGGCCCTTGGTGGCCAGCACGTAGAGGCCAAACCCGAGAAACAACGCAGAGACAAACGCAGGCAAGATCGAGTACATATGCGTGAATCCACAATGTTTACTGGTCGCGCACCACTGAACTGTCCTGGCCGGTGCCATTCGCGAGAGTAGCACGCCGCGGCAGGCGAGCGAGCGCGGCGGGTTTGTCCACGGGGCCTCAGTGCATCACCATCGTTGCGTGCGTTGTGCGAAACCCGATTTTGATCATGCAGGTCACGCCATCACGATAAGTTTTCTTATCACAATAGCGCGATTGAAGAGCCGAACTCGCATTTGTGCAAACGCCCCGCATGCAACGAGGCGTTCGCCTTTCACCGCCCGATCGGCAACCCGGTCGGCTCGATCCAGCCCAGCTTGTAAGCGATCAGCAGCGACAGGAACAGCGTGACCGACAGCCCGACGCGTGCCGCGAGCGACCATGCCATCCGCTTGGATTTGCCGCGATCGTGATTCATGAAGTACAGCGCGAAGATCAGGCTCGCGATGATCATCGCGAATGCCACGGAAACCAGCAGAGTTTTCATTGGTGATGCCCTTGAAGATCGGAATCGGCCTGAATCAGTTCGGCCAGTTTTTGCCGCTCGTCGGCGAGCGCGCCGACGCCCGACGCCGGCCAGTCCAGCGCGACGCCATTGCCCAGCGAATCGCGCACGAGCGCCTGGTAGCGCCGGTCGTTGATCCGGCCGTGGTCCATCGTTTCCGAGATCTCGCGCCGGAACGGCAGCGGGAAACTCGCGTACGCGCGCGACAGCGCCGCATATTGTCTCGCATCGATCTCTTTCGACGATGGTATGACAGTCCAGATCACCACGGCCACGATGGCCGTGAACGGGATCGCCGTGTAGCGCAGAATGAACTTGATCGGGGTCATGAAACGGTGGGCAGAAGTGATCGCGAAGGCGGTCGGCGCGGCCGTGCGGCAGCGAAGCCGCAGGCCGGCCGCGTCGGGTGACATTGTACTGAATGCCCTATTCGACTAACAGAGTATGATAATGGCATTATCATGTTCAGCACATGATTCGAGAGATCCGGCACCTTGTACGCAGGCGGCATGCCCGTCCTGCCGTCCGGTGCCGGTCGTCATGTCCGTGCCCGCGATCCGCGGCGATTGAGCGAAACCCCTGAGCCCCTATGCCAGCGCAGTACTTTCGAAACCTGACGGGAAAACACCGCAGCGCGACCGCGAACCGTCAGCTCGGGTTCTCGCTGGCGTTCGTCGCCGGCGCGGCCAATGCCGGCGGCTACCTCGCGGTCAAGCAATATACGTCGCACATGAGCGGCATCGTGTCGGCGATCGCCGACCAGATGGCGCTCGGCGACGTGCCGCTCGCGCTGGCCGGCATCAGCTCGCTGGGATCGTTCCTGATCGGCGCCAGTTGCTCGGCGATCCTCGTCAACTGGGGCCGCCGCCGCGGCCTGCACAGCCAGTTCATGCTGCCGCTTTTGGTCGAGGCCGCGCTGCTGCTCCTGTTCGGGCTGCTCGGCAGCCACCTCGCGCTGTGGGAAACCTTCTTCGTGCCGGTGACCGTGACGCTGCTGTGCTTCATCATGGGGCTGCAGAACGCGACGATCACGAAGCTGTCGGGCGCGGAGATCCGCACGACGCACATGACCGGCATCGTGACCGACCTCGGCATCGAGCTCGGGAAGCTGTTCTACTGGAACCGGTCGGCAGTCGACGTCGACGCGCATGCGGTCATCGCCAACCGCTCGAAACTGCGGATTCACGCGACGATGCTCGCGTCGTTCTTCATCGGCGGCCTGGCCGGCGCGATCGGCTTCAAGCATGTCGGCTACGTATCGACCGTGCCGCTCGCCGCGGTACTCGTCACGCTCGCGATCGTACCGGTGATCGACGACCTGCTTGTATTGATCCGCAGCAGGCGCTGATCGCGCATCGGGAGAGCGCTTTCGGCGGTGGTGCCGAAGGCGGATCGATTATAATTTGATTAACATACCGACCACCCTCGCCTCGCAATGGAAACGAAAA
It includes:
- a CDS encoding ABC transporter ATP-binding protein — encoded protein: MVGPRQGWPHADALPARDSIVNATSPRTWLPPYAARGGAAPAGHPVPDAPVAGRPAPDAAQAGAHSERLLAIDRVNLEYRSGARIVRATHQVSFDVYGSDRFVLLGPSGCGKSTLLKAIAGFIEPVSGSIALDGRPVRGPGPDRVVVFQEFDQLPPWKTVVENVAFPLRAAAKLSRTEARERALHYLDKVGLSGFADAYPHTLSGGMKQRVAIARALAMQPRVLLMDEPFAALDALTRRKMQEELLRLWDEFRFTLLFVTHSIEEALVVGNRILLLSPHPGRVRAELNSHEHSLDDVDTGDFRDNVARIHRLLFDTDTTSAPTTEEAAS
- a CDS encoding TauD/TfdA dioxygenase family protein encodes the protein MTTTAIRDDASLSAGHPPASRPHVAAQHFDIVPFDAPLGAEVIGLDLSQPLGADDFARIHRAHLDHHVLVFRDQRITPDEHIAFSRRFGPLQIHVLHQFALAGHPEVLIVSNIVENGKPVGLGDAGHFWHSDLSYKEKPSLGSLLHAQELPAEGGDTLFANMHLAWDTLPAHLRRAVEGRRAEHTYLARYAELQARSPWRPNLSPEQIAQVAAVVHPVVRTHPETGRKALFVSEHFTTRIVGLPDDESRALLDELFAHSVRAEHVYRHQWREHDLVFWDNRSLMHLAAGTPDHLRRKLYRTTIEGDAPF
- a CDS encoding ABC transporter substrate-binding protein: MSFSFLPARRALAATLTAALAFAGALASQAAHAEGRIRIAEQFGVVYLMLNVARDQQLIEKEGRKAGLDIKVDWVRLSGGAAVNDALLSGAVDIAGAGVGPLLTVWDRTRGRQNVKGVASLGNFPYYLVSSNPNVKTIADLSAKDRIAVPAVGVSVQSRVLQYAAAKQWGDKQFDKLDALTQAIPHPDATAAILANSSVITGHFGNPPFQEQELAGNPNAHIVLNSYDVLGGPSSATVLYATQKFRDDNPKTYRAFVAALADAARQIAADPERAADTYIRVNASKIDRALLLKILRNPQVQFKTAPQNTLALAQFMHRTGAIRNEPKSWRDYFFDDPATAGGS
- a CDS encoding YoaK family protein, giving the protein MPAQYFRNLTGKHRSATANRQLGFSLAFVAGAANAGGYLAVKQYTSHMSGIVSAIADQMALGDVPLALAGISSLGSFLIGASCSAILVNWGRRRGLHSQFMLPLLVEAALLLLFGLLGSHLALWETFFVPVTVTLLCFIMGLQNATITKLSGAEIRTTHMTGIVTDLGIELGKLFYWNRSAVDVDAHAVIANRSKLRIHATMLASFFIGGLAGAIGFKHVGYVSTVPLAAVLVTLAIVPVIDDLLVLIRSRR
- a CDS encoding response regulator; this encodes MQPFVRQPVLYPVSVVFVDDNPDFLQALRGAFPDERLNHFFTHPQAALDFVSSRDTEMPPTAADYFGAEKTGGNAIGEDALADPARFEAVGAVVVDYSMPEVDGIQFLTSIRNANCTKILLTGIADEREAVAAFNAGLIDCYLKKTDVEMARKLATALDDAKRKCCAARGHISLHEAGATYQDPRIVKLIDEVAAREGIVEYYWRPNQDAVLMFDAAGAPSVFLAWSEEDWSFHCDIVSDAGGPAELRQGMEARRIMPLFWPSQAYRPGLADIRCAAPLPVPGWHGTFYSWIRLDDPAAERDLPTLAKWRHA
- a CDS encoding SDR family NAD(P)-dependent oxidoreductase, translated to MTSRQHPLHSGFGAASTASDVLADLDLHGKTAIVTGGHSGLGLETTRALAEAGATVIVGARSVDAAREATRGVAGVEVAALDLADLASVAAFAARFVDAHRDVDIVINSAGVMACPETRVGDGREAQMAVNHLGHYALVNGLWPVLAQGDGARVVAVSSLGHRLSPIRWDDVQFAHGYDKWLAYGQSKTANALFAVQLDALGAPFGVRAYSLHPGKIATPLQRHLTREEMMAQGWVDEHGVPIDPTFKTPAQGAATQVWAATSPRVAGIGGVYCEDCDIAVVTEGNEESGVRPHAIDPEQAVRLWAWSAEVTGIDAFAARR
- a CDS encoding sensor histidine kinase, translating into MYSILPAFVSALFLGFGLYVLATKGLTRVSVPFALMCATTFVWQGTWAFLFQTTDADVANVLVKAGYLFILFLPTTFYHFVTEVVSRRGERPFIFASYGLCVLLAVLLVTSNAVVDGFRPHFFGPYPNAGPLHPLHVAQTVLLVVRSGWLLIDARREGRARDVRQLLTQCLVSLGLYSLAATDYAVNYGVEFYPVGVLFIAISLGILATSIVRYGLMGPYLLAATVAHEVATPLAAIGLHADELRTVLPVLLRGYRLAVEHRLCADALYPGQLERLPALASSIRRQVDTTSTVVEMSLASFTLDRLDRHSFAAYPIRACVDAAVDRFPFRPGERDRVSVDAIDTDIQFFGSDSLVIFVIFNLLKNALYAIHANGRGQIEIDAHRSNGYCVMRFSDTGPGIAPDVLPQIFDAFFSTKSHGRGAGMGLSFCRRACEALGGTITCESVPGVRTTFTIRLPEPGAPADHALRDPPALPRRYRIG
- a CDS encoding twin transmembrane helix small protein, translated to MKTLLVSVAFAMIIASLIFALYFMNHDRGKSKRMAWSLAARVGLSVTLFLSLLIAYKLGWIEPTGLPIGR
- a CDS encoding AraC family transcriptional regulator is translated as MDPLSEVLSLLETRDSYFTGLKAGGAWAVAIPPPEGIKFNAVVEGSCWLSVDGAGPPIQLRTGDCFLLASPRAFRLASDPSVTPVPAADVYRNVERGIAHHGDPVNCFLIGGRFSYEEGMPLLLGSLPPVVVVSGDSEQAAVLRWALQRLAHEFGKPSPGASLMVRHLGHMMLVEILWRYVDDGASSDVGWLAGFSDSRVSTALVAIHAEPARRWTVDELATCCHVSRSTFALHFKRRLGFGPLEYVLRWRVQLAMRELRRSNASISAIAQMLGYDSDSAFGHAFKRIVGCSPRAYRHDFASESRG
- a CDS encoding acyl-CoA thioesterase codes for the protein MLTRDAILHVLSNETAHLSEKTFHHVVDIYLKDSNAFMNTYFARYFEWQGVCRERWFHECIHNNLMAAGGAFVTKRAHQEYIHETFPFQRVDCFLNTFEVRQCSAYLLFRFYVDGRQVSLGYQQIVFAGPDKRIRRFPPGIIERVKAYELILPSAAN